One window of the Alicyclobacillus dauci genome contains the following:
- a CDS encoding type IV secretory system conjugative DNA transfer family protein has protein sequence METIRITPDRSARNVQGHIFANALHDCHSIVWDRLKFGWKGIKHTAPVRFWHIIDISLQGVKFYFAAPTGEFSTYATHRLNRYWPKATIEDGQQIPLVEISNTDVIELNLTKHNIFGLGIGRDEDTTPIADILSVLEDFREDDRAVIAYCFEPYDRVSWADIADNAYEALKAGKVPKRFELKVKVNQMKAAEFLNDQLHGAYDTVFGALDGKEAAKKKDNDRNKKPEKSSERLVLTQQNEFSAVTRNKRSQPVFKAWMRVLVTSKDAARRKVLTRAFSNAFAALNGDNSIRGQRGSRSAIDEVNTLQLHQKTVLSPGVNILSSTEFGKLIQVPTASLQDQYKDYIEAINKRELDLPDWLTSGGLELGEVTYKGKTETVYIQTKDHDTLCLPWFAFGPQGVGKTGQGVKTAVEFIKAGYSAFVIDVADGDLVTEARDAMPEWMPDDHIIDMDLGHKDFAIPMNWSERAAAGDPDDEADVANLMAAQLVRFIDTIAKSETSDRMSMYLKDAGRARLGRPGATPLDAMLMLTSKKYWGLHKRYVVSPRVKAKLEAFWNQSDRERNEIIRPIQNRISLLMDEERVADHTLQPDKTDADGNPLINFRKWADGDEHPYFVGIRIPKDFFLDAGTDAVATFVISKLWLAILSRYDTAKKDRKPCVFVMDEPHQFPSALPLYKGVVRESRKWRLKLMWLGHTLEDFKDIIEQVRAAGCQYSQYKAKSEASLKMVLPEMAPFTKEELINIPDRFWAVNRITAPGSEEPAPAFLAHMAAPPKAVKNRSYLRDYWAQTLGRPRKEVRKALMDKEAQYL, from the coding sequence ATGGAGACTATAAGAATTACGCCAGATCGGTCGGCGCGGAATGTGCAGGGTCACATCTTTGCGAATGCCCTACATGATTGCCATTCAATTGTTTGGGACCGTCTCAAATTCGGTTGGAAGGGTATTAAGCACACCGCGCCGGTTCGGTTCTGGCACATCATCGACATATCCTTACAGGGCGTTAAATTCTACTTCGCTGCGCCTACTGGTGAATTCTCTACCTACGCTACTCATCGTTTGAATAGATACTGGCCGAAAGCAACGATAGAAGACGGACAGCAAATTCCGCTGGTTGAGATCAGTAATACTGATGTCATCGAATTGAATCTAACCAAGCACAACATTTTTGGTCTTGGTATTGGCCGAGATGAAGACACTACACCAATCGCTGACATCCTCAGTGTCCTGGAGGACTTTCGAGAAGACGATAGAGCGGTCATTGCCTACTGTTTTGAGCCATACGACCGCGTGTCATGGGCTGACATTGCTGATAACGCTTATGAAGCGCTAAAGGCCGGGAAAGTGCCGAAGCGTTTTGAACTGAAGGTAAAGGTTAATCAGATGAAGGCTGCCGAGTTTCTAAATGACCAGCTGCACGGCGCTTATGACACTGTATTTGGCGCACTGGATGGCAAAGAAGCGGCCAAGAAGAAGGATAACGACCGGAATAAGAAACCGGAGAAGTCATCGGAACGCCTTGTACTTACACAGCAGAACGAATTCAGCGCTGTCACACGCAATAAACGCAGTCAACCAGTGTTCAAGGCATGGATGCGTGTTTTGGTCACCTCTAAGGATGCTGCACGCCGTAAGGTACTGACACGAGCATTCTCTAACGCATTCGCCGCTCTGAACGGCGACAACTCAATACGGGGGCAGCGCGGTAGCCGGTCGGCTATCGATGAAGTGAACACCCTTCAGTTGCACCAAAAGACGGTGTTGAGTCCAGGCGTGAATATCCTGTCATCCACTGAGTTCGGGAAGCTAATTCAAGTGCCTACAGCGTCCCTCCAGGACCAATACAAGGACTATATCGAGGCAATCAATAAGCGCGAACTGGATTTGCCCGATTGGCTAACGTCCGGGGGCCTAGAACTAGGCGAGGTAACGTACAAGGGCAAAACGGAAACAGTGTACATCCAAACAAAGGACCATGACACGCTATGTCTCCCCTGGTTCGCTTTTGGACCGCAGGGCGTAGGCAAGACAGGGCAAGGTGTCAAAACGGCCGTGGAGTTTATCAAGGCCGGTTACAGCGCCTTTGTGATTGACGTGGCAGATGGTGACCTAGTGACCGAAGCGCGTGATGCAATGCCGGAATGGATGCCCGATGATCACATTATCGATATGGACTTAGGTCACAAAGACTTTGCCATCCCGATGAACTGGTCAGAACGGGCTGCAGCTGGTGATCCGGATGACGAAGCAGACGTGGCTAACCTCATGGCCGCGCAGTTGGTTCGGTTCATCGATACGATAGCCAAGAGTGAGACGTCAGACCGGATGTCGATGTACTTAAAAGATGCAGGTCGCGCACGTTTAGGCAGACCGGGGGCCACGCCGCTGGACGCGATGCTCATGCTTACCTCAAAGAAGTATTGGGGGTTGCACAAACGATACGTCGTAAGTCCGCGGGTAAAGGCGAAGCTCGAAGCATTTTGGAATCAGTCAGACAGAGAACGAAACGAAATTATTCGCCCCATACAAAACCGCATTAGTCTTCTCATGGACGAAGAACGAGTCGCAGATCATACCCTCCAACCCGACAAAACAGACGCCGATGGCAATCCACTCATTAACTTTCGTAAATGGGCAGACGGTGACGAGCATCCGTATTTCGTTGGGATCCGTATACCGAAAGACTTCTTCCTAGACGCTGGCACTGACGCCGTGGCCACTTTCGTCATCTCAAAGCTATGGTTGGCTATCTTGAGCCGATACGATACGGCAAAGAAGGATCGCAAGCCCTGTGTGTTTGTCATGGATGAGCCACACCAGTTCCCGAGCGCATTGCCGCTGTATAAAGGCGTGGTGCGTGAATCCCGTAAATGGCGTCTGAAGCTCATGTGGCTGGGGCACACGCTCGAGGACTTCAAGGACATCATCGAGCAAGTACGCGCCGCCGGGTGTCAGTATTCGCAGTACAAAGCGAAGTCGGAAGCCAGTTTAAAGATGGTCCTACCCGAAATGGCACCGTTCACCAAAGAAGAGTTGATTAACATTCCAGATCGTTTCTGGGCGGTAAATCGAATCACGGCACCAGGCAGCGAAGAACCTGCACCAGCGTTCCTAGCACATATGGCTGCGCCACCAAAAGCGGTTAAGAATCGCTCATACCTGCGTGACTATTGGGCCCAGACGCTTGGGCGGCCGCGGAAGGAAGTACGCAAAGCATTGATGGATAAGGAGGCTCAATATCTATGA
- a CDS encoding helix-turn-helix domain-containing protein: MAKVQDTGRVKKGWTNNYFTVPNGIYEMDITGYAKAVYIYLCRRADSDGQSFPGYGTIATEVGFSKSTVRRAVDDLITAGLLIKETRGRKENGEFYPNLYTIIHPMDAVSEEVCSDRPYPPEGMLSQDIPMVSGDTPMLSQNIPMFSENTEVRSIKDNPITTPIKDTTHTHHVKAEIESALTQITVTTEDRVCDKFILDELKDSLAAMGIQVADKTLKEWLELAEITEIVYACRLATTQEGIKNPSAYITGVLKNGVVMVKQNPQKTTNDKRYSNFYKLFPDN; the protein is encoded by the coding sequence ATGGCAAAGGTTCAAGATACAGGAAGGGTAAAGAAGGGTTGGACCAACAACTACTTCACAGTCCCAAATGGCATATACGAAATGGACATAACAGGCTACGCAAAAGCCGTGTACATATATCTGTGCAGACGAGCCGATAGCGACGGTCAAAGTTTCCCTGGCTACGGAACAATTGCTACTGAGGTTGGTTTTAGCAAATCAACGGTTCGTCGGGCAGTCGATGATTTGATTACAGCTGGACTGCTTATAAAAGAAACGCGTGGGCGCAAGGAAAATGGTGAGTTTTACCCTAATCTCTACACAATAATTCACCCAATGGATGCTGTCTCAGAGGAAGTATGCTCTGACAGACCATACCCACCCGAAGGTATGCTCTCACAGGACATACCTATGGTCAGCGGTGATACACCTATGCTCTCACAGAACATACCTATGTTCTCAGAGAACACAGAAGTAAGATCCATTAAGGACAACCCAATAACAACACCCATTAAGGACACTACACACACACACCATGTGAAAGCAGAAATTGAATCCGCACTTACACAGATAACTGTCACAACAGAAGACCGTGTGTGTGACAAATTTATTCTTGATGAACTCAAAGACTCGTTAGCAGCTATGGGGATTCAAGTGGCCGACAAAACGTTAAAAGAGTGGTTAGAACTCGCTGAAATCACTGAAATTGTTTATGCATGCAGACTTGCGACAACGCAAGAGGGCATAAAAAACCCATCCGCATATATTACCGGTGTACTTAAAAACGGCGTTGTGATGGTGAAACAGAACCCTCAAAAAACAACCAACGACAAACGGTACTCCAATTTTTACAAACTATTTCCTGACAATTAA
- a CDS encoding cold-shock protein — translation MQQGTVKWFNAEKGFGFISVEGGDDVFVHFSAIQGNGFKSLDEGQRVEFDIVEGPKGPQAANVYKL, via the coding sequence TTGCAACAAGGAACGGTTAAGTGGTTTAACGCTGAAAAGGGCTTCGGTTTCATTTCCGTTGAAGGCGGCGACGATGTATTCGTACACTTCAGCGCAATTCAAGGTAACGGATTCAAATCACTTGACGAAGGTCAACGAGTAGAGTTCGACATCGTTGAAGGACCAAAAGGCCCACAAGCTGCGAACGTCTACAAGCTGTAA
- a CDS encoding VIT1/CCC1 transporter family protein — MEHAERHFTGSEFIRDIVIGMSDGLTVPFALAAGLSGTVSQTSLVVIAGMSEIAAGCIAMGLGGYLAANTDREHYFSELRREEREIDEVPGREREEVRSLLLQWGVPEENVETTVNAISQNRKNWIDFMMKFELGLEEPDPKRAVRSSITIAISYIVGGIIPLAPYIFIHHANTALVTSVIITLIALFIFGFVKGRFTGVNPFKSAIQTLLVGGIAAAAAFGLAKVFAG; from the coding sequence ATGGAGCATGCAGAACGTCATTTCACAGGCTCAGAATTTATTCGAGATATTGTTATTGGAATGTCAGACGGCTTGACGGTCCCATTTGCCTTAGCTGCCGGCTTATCAGGAACGGTATCTCAAACTTCTTTGGTAGTGATTGCTGGGATGTCCGAAATCGCCGCAGGCTGTATTGCCATGGGGTTGGGCGGATATCTCGCTGCCAATACAGACCGCGAACACTATTTTTCCGAGCTCCGTCGTGAGGAACGTGAAATCGACGAAGTGCCGGGCAGGGAAAGAGAAGAAGTCAGGTCACTTCTCTTACAGTGGGGCGTTCCCGAGGAAAATGTGGAAACAACCGTCAATGCCATCAGTCAAAATCGGAAAAACTGGATCGACTTTATGATGAAATTCGAGCTAGGTCTTGAGGAACCCGATCCAAAACGAGCGGTGCGCAGCTCGATTACCATTGCAATTTCCTATATCGTTGGTGGTATTATTCCGCTTGCTCCGTATATCTTTATACACCATGCCAATACTGCCCTAGTGACTTCCGTGATAATTACACTGATAGCCCTGTTTATTTTCGGATTTGTGAAAGGCAGATTCACAGGGGTCAATCCATTCAAGAGCGCGATTCAAACATTGCTTGTGGGTGGCATTGCGGCTGCCGCTGCTTTCGGTTTGGCAAAAGTATTTGCTGGATGA
- a CDS encoding M23 family metallopeptidase gives MKWPWQVTTTFGAVDSSHAASHSGVDLALPMDTPVQSITSGVVEKITHEGSQGFGNAVWLKEPDGYRIVFGHLDKVKAYAGERIHKGDVIGLSGDTGYSTGPHLHIGVMAPNGKWVDPDNYFSPWHNWFHLSSNRVKNSEDEFVVGHVEHWIGEIVKGLARDFGEWALHQIAPIALVICAVSLLGVIAGMVRPRRWAFYSGLIATIAYHAGWAS, from the coding sequence ATGAAGTGGCCATGGCAAGTAACAACCACGTTCGGGGCCGTGGATTCGTCGCACGCCGCGTCGCATAGTGGGGTTGACCTAGCGCTGCCGATGGATACGCCGGTGCAGTCTATAACGAGTGGAGTGGTCGAAAAGATCACACATGAAGGCTCACAAGGATTCGGGAATGCCGTATGGCTTAAGGAACCCGACGGCTATCGGATAGTGTTCGGTCATCTCGACAAGGTGAAGGCGTACGCTGGGGAACGGATTCACAAAGGAGATGTCATTGGCCTGTCCGGCGACACAGGGTATTCCACTGGTCCACACTTGCATATCGGAGTTATGGCGCCGAACGGTAAATGGGTCGATCCCGATAATTATTTTTCTCCGTGGCACAATTGGTTCCATCTCTCGAGTAACCGCGTCAAGAACAGCGAGGATGAGTTTGTAGTCGGACACGTTGAGCATTGGATTGGGGAGATCGTGAAAGGGTTGGCCAGAGACTTTGGAGAGTGGGCACTTCATCAGATTGCACCCATTGCTCTTGTCATTTGTGCTGTGTCCTTACTTGGAGTCATCGCCGGAATGGTTAGGCCGCGTCGTTGGGCCTTCTACAGCGGTTTAATCGCGACGATTGCATATCATGCGGGGTGGGCATCCTAA
- a CDS encoding ParA family protein has protein sequence MGITISFGLQKGGVSKTTTSTLSAYILANQGHRVLMVDMDSQGNASQFLTGKSPYDFQGKTVLEACKERDPRPYIVGVNENLDLLPAEDLLSTFSRWLFDEYKHTLGRDADPNSLLFVLRDTLATVKDKYDYILLDLPPNLGEQTLNGMAASDWCVVMAQSEPFAYDALQRYLETLEHIHGRVNANTKLAGILTTLLDARTALGNFIRDRIAEEYEDLVFDTVIRRKSRVIEFSFEGISNKNKTDREALEMYEDFVKELKARVKG, from the coding sequence ATGGGGATAACGATTAGTTTCGGGCTACAGAAAGGCGGCGTATCCAAGACTACAACGTCAACTTTGTCAGCATACATTTTGGCTAATCAAGGTCACCGTGTGCTAATGGTCGATATGGACTCGCAAGGAAACGCTTCACAATTCCTTACAGGCAAGAGTCCGTATGACTTTCAAGGGAAAACAGTACTCGAAGCATGCAAAGAACGCGATCCACGTCCATACATAGTTGGTGTCAATGAAAACTTGGACTTACTCCCTGCAGAGGATTTACTCTCAACCTTCTCGCGTTGGCTGTTCGATGAGTACAAGCATACATTGGGACGTGACGCCGACCCAAACTCACTCTTATTCGTCTTAAGGGATACACTTGCGACTGTGAAAGACAAGTACGACTACATCCTACTCGACCTCCCGCCGAATCTTGGTGAGCAGACACTTAACGGCATGGCGGCTAGCGACTGGTGTGTTGTGATGGCACAGTCGGAACCATTCGCGTATGACGCTTTGCAACGTTACCTTGAAACACTCGAACACATCCACGGTCGTGTAAACGCGAATACAAAGTTAGCTGGAATTTTAACTACACTTCTCGATGCGCGAACCGCGTTAGGCAACTTTATTCGCGACCGCATTGCTGAGGAGTATGAGGACTTGGTGTTTGACACGGTTATACGCCGCAAATCCCGTGTAATTGAATTCAGCTTTGAAGGTATTAGCAACAAGAATAAAACGGATAGAGAAGCATTGGAAATGTATGAGGACTTCGTGAAGGAGTTGAAAGCACGTGTCAAAGGCTGA
- a CDS encoding DUF1345 domain-containing protein, translated as MAIFREHHSWTRRIAFTIITVLTIGLVISVLFLIYALFKHTETGTGLFRDAALLWIINIIVFAVWYWEIDQGGPLPRHIKQPGRPDFLFPQMASNVDAWADWIPTFSDYVFLAFNTSTAFSPTDTPVLSKRAKVLMVTQSSISLVVVAVLAARAISTA; from the coding sequence GTGGCAATATTTCGCGAACACCACAGTTGGACACGTCGTATCGCTTTTACCATCATTACCGTCCTAACCATCGGCCTCGTTATCAGTGTGCTGTTTCTTATTTATGCATTGTTCAAGCATACCGAGACCGGCACGGGACTGTTTCGGGACGCGGCACTGTTGTGGATAATTAACATCATTGTATTCGCGGTATGGTACTGGGAAATCGATCAAGGAGGCCCACTACCTCGACACATCAAGCAACCAGGGCGTCCCGATTTCCTCTTCCCACAGATGGCATCCAATGTTGACGCTTGGGCAGATTGGATTCCAACGTTTTCCGATTATGTCTTCCTTGCGTTTAATACGAGCACCGCGTTCAGCCCCACTGATACACCCGTTCTATCCAAGAGGGCCAAGGTCCTGATGGTAACACAATCCTCTATTTCATTAGTTGTCGTAGCAGTTCTGGCAGCGAGGGCCATCAGCACTGCTTAA
- a CDS encoding DUF3973 domain-containing protein produces MNHIMYCIHCHAIHRVTVRDTVFKTGFRLVNGQDVPLGICNGKTQSEKKAE; encoded by the coding sequence ATGAATCACATAATGTATTGCATTCATTGCCACGCCATTCATCGGGTGACCGTACGAGATACGGTGTTTAAAACTGGTTTTAGGCTTGTGAATGGACAAGACGTGCCACTTGGAATTTGTAACGGTAAAACACAGTCCGAAAAGAAGGCCGAATAA
- a CDS encoding HK97-gp10 family putative phage morphogenesis protein, which yields MARNITFDELIVKISAAHVIVDEAIKPALEAASVKVKETAEQKFGHYQDSVAGGQFPAWAALSTTYLQRKLAAGSSGDDPLIGAPGLRRDGGTPLSESIQYTVRGLNAYIGTDSEVSEFHEFGTIHAPPRPFLRPALFQSKQQIVKNMGAAVQAALISYFGK from the coding sequence ATGGCACGAAACATCACATTCGATGAGCTGATCGTCAAAATTAGTGCTGCGCATGTCATCGTTGATGAAGCCATTAAGCCAGCACTTGAGGCCGCATCCGTCAAAGTCAAGGAAACGGCGGAACAAAAATTTGGCCACTACCAGGATTCGGTGGCGGGAGGCCAGTTCCCCGCTTGGGCAGCCCTTTCCACGACATATCTACAACGCAAACTAGCCGCTGGTTCATCTGGAGACGATCCGCTTATCGGTGCACCAGGACTAAGACGTGATGGCGGTACTCCCCTTTCAGAATCCATCCAATACACCGTACGCGGTCTCAATGCTTACATCGGGACGGATAGTGAAGTTTCCGAATTTCACGAATTTGGTACGATCCACGCCCCGCCGCGTCCGTTTTTGAGACCGGCGCTTTTCCAATCGAAACAACAAATAGTGAAAAACATGGGCGCGGCGGTGCAGGCTGCACTTATTTCATATTTCGGCAAATAG
- a CDS encoding globin-coupled sensor protein, whose protein sequence is MVSVRVINVINLSSETWRELIDYYGLNDYDLKTLYDNMDFFEKYADEIVHEFYDEVMKRGHLKGIINENSTVERLKKTQVWYLKTLATDVIDDDYIAGREKVGAVHAKIGLSATWYIGGYSIYLRCIRKRLSHSDPHVSFSIYEAVTKRILFDSAIILEQYIGDVMSKNEAYIKHMTNASNELIQSVDQVTAIASDFANSATVLAEAQGAVVESASTLYDKSTAIDAMSKLVIEIAAQTHMLGLNASIEATRAGDRGQGFTVIANEIRKLAERTKKSSEEINTSVSELVKYINSINQQAEQTMATSEQQAASAQELSALIHGIEDIATRLKQ, encoded by the coding sequence ATGGTTTCCGTAAGGGTGATTAATGTGATCAATTTATCAAGTGAGACCTGGAGAGAACTAATCGACTATTATGGGCTAAATGACTACGACCTAAAGACTTTGTACGACAACATGGACTTTTTTGAAAAGTATGCGGATGAAATTGTTCATGAATTTTACGATGAAGTTATGAAAAGAGGGCACCTAAAAGGAATTATTAATGAGAACAGTACTGTCGAACGATTAAAAAAAACGCAAGTATGGTATTTGAAAACCCTTGCTACGGATGTAATTGATGACGATTATATTGCTGGCCGTGAAAAAGTTGGTGCGGTGCATGCAAAAATCGGATTATCTGCCACGTGGTACATTGGTGGTTACTCAATTTACCTTCGCTGTATACGGAAAAGGCTTAGCCATTCAGATCCTCATGTGAGCTTTTCAATCTACGAAGCTGTAACGAAACGAATATTGTTCGATTCTGCGATTATTTTGGAACAGTATATCGGAGATGTCATGAGCAAAAACGAAGCGTATATCAAGCATATGACAAATGCCTCTAATGAACTTATACAATCCGTTGATCAAGTGACCGCAATCGCATCTGATTTTGCAAATTCCGCTACAGTATTAGCTGAAGCTCAAGGTGCAGTTGTTGAATCTGCATCGACGTTGTATGACAAAAGTACTGCCATTGACGCGATGAGCAAGTTAGTTATAGAAATTGCAGCGCAGACACATATGTTGGGGTTAAATGCTTCAATCGAGGCGACTAGGGCAGGCGATCGTGGTCAGGGATTTACTGTCATCGCAAATGAAATTCGAAAATTAGCCGAACGAACTAAAAAGTCGTCAGAAGAAATTAATACATCTGTATCAGAATTAGTGAAGTACATTAACAGTATCAATCAACAGGCCGAACAAACTATGGCTACTTCAGAACAACAAGCGGCATCGGCACAAGAGTTATCGGCGTTGATCCATGGTATTGAGGATATTGCTACTAGGCTAAAGCAATAA
- a CDS encoding helix-turn-helix domain-containing protein produces the protein MRAVKDNPAKRLRVLMAERDINTQELAYMSGVHKNTIAAIRTGETTKPNSETRYRIARALGVKVNSIWPDS, from the coding sequence ATGCGTGCTGTAAAAGACAATCCAGCGAAGCGATTACGTGTGCTTATGGCCGAACGTGACATTAATACTCAGGAACTAGCCTATATGTCGGGTGTACACAAAAACACCATCGCAGCCATACGTACAGGTGAAACAACAAAGCCCAATTCTGAAACACGTTATCGGATTGCCAGAGCGCTTGGTGTCAAAGTAAACAGTATATGGCCGGATTCTTGA
- a CDS encoding phage tail tape measure protein, giving the protein MSGEIYNLEVVISAYDRALAPLKAVSAQLTATSKQYAVMQKAMKAAGATSSELGALQQRMDALARSDAFSKMAPQLKSVGAQTYQIEQLANGLNKLATARDKIASGQSLLAKGGMAIAGGLAIGASLIEPIKNAMDLQKSMMQVQIASGANPNQVKQLTANAMLGSLDTGISSVMVAQVQQALAQSRLPLANILSKNTFDQYLKFADLMYQRNGTPVSESSASAVQMSHEYQLYKDPQKLSSFLNQLWQTLAVTHTSVQSFGNIFSYYAGQANRLGISPNSAMNMESFLISSGLAGNGRSGGSDIDNFLQRSSSPASKAALAAMKQTGLMGKNGESIFFGANGNFVGLPQQIAIMQQWSKQFKGNKAQEINAAKVIWGAQGERYALALSGPSAPGMNTQLQKQIGAVPGVEKSQAMQMNTISGQLSRLKMGWQDMMTGLGMPQLASAMNFLKSINDMVSKIVQFEIAHPLFMKSVGNLIKLSAAALAFRGVLMGVAGTAKIFSGAFHLTKLFGDLTKTASGARTLTGDFGLVGGTMKTAVSLFRDLGSWLGRITGLTRVFTTVMRVASLVMRMNPVGLLITGLTLLGVAIYELIKHWSSVCSWLSRVWSWFDKVTGVGKAFGAVAKTIMSLWSPVAAFFDNIWKHISPVISGIGHLLGIGGSIASPTASIPTSSMSTSTTVHINAGAITVSGVSDPHAAAKSVLDQLGNHYSLQNWSSPSGPNKLAFGH; this is encoded by the coding sequence ATGTCAGGAGAAATTTACAATTTAGAAGTCGTCATATCCGCCTATGACCGAGCACTTGCACCGTTAAAAGCAGTATCAGCTCAACTTACGGCGACATCGAAACAATATGCGGTCATGCAGAAGGCCATGAAAGCGGCTGGCGCTACGTCTAGTGAACTTGGCGCATTACAACAGCGCATGGATGCATTGGCTCGCAGCGACGCCTTTTCAAAGATGGCACCGCAGCTCAAATCGGTCGGTGCTCAGACGTATCAAATCGAACAGCTGGCCAATGGTCTAAATAAACTGGCAACGGCACGAGATAAAATAGCGTCAGGTCAGTCACTACTGGCTAAAGGCGGAATGGCTATTGCTGGCGGTTTGGCAATAGGTGCATCCCTAATTGAGCCGATCAAGAACGCGATGGATCTCCAGAAGTCTATGATGCAAGTCCAAATCGCAAGTGGGGCCAATCCGAATCAAGTAAAACAACTCACTGCCAATGCAATGCTCGGAAGCCTTGATACAGGCATATCGAGTGTGATGGTCGCACAGGTTCAGCAAGCACTCGCACAGTCCCGTTTGCCGTTGGCTAACATTCTAAGCAAAAACACGTTTGACCAGTATTTGAAATTCGCCGATCTAATGTATCAACGGAACGGCACACCGGTCAGCGAATCAAGTGCGTCAGCCGTCCAAATGTCGCACGAGTACCAGCTCTACAAAGACCCTCAAAAATTGTCGAGTTTCTTGAACCAACTATGGCAGACTCTTGCCGTGACTCACACGAGCGTTCAAAGTTTTGGAAACATCTTCAGTTATTATGCGGGGCAAGCGAACCGATTAGGAATAAGTCCAAACAGTGCCATGAATATGGAGTCGTTCCTTATATCCAGTGGCCTAGCCGGTAATGGTAGGTCGGGCGGATCTGATATTGACAATTTCTTACAACGCTCATCGTCCCCTGCATCTAAAGCAGCATTAGCCGCAATGAAGCAGACTGGACTTATGGGCAAGAATGGGGAAAGTATATTCTTCGGCGCTAATGGAAATTTTGTCGGCCTCCCACAACAAATCGCAATCATGCAGCAGTGGTCTAAACAGTTTAAGGGTAATAAAGCACAAGAAATCAACGCGGCAAAAGTGATTTGGGGTGCCCAGGGAGAACGCTATGCCCTTGCACTCAGTGGCCCAAGCGCACCAGGTATGAACACGCAATTACAAAAACAGATAGGTGCCGTGCCTGGTGTCGAGAAGTCCCAAGCGATGCAAATGAACACGATAAGTGGACAATTATCGCGACTTAAAATGGGATGGCAGGACATGATGACGGGTCTCGGAATGCCACAATTGGCTTCGGCCATGAACTTTCTCAAGTCGATCAACGACATGGTATCGAAAATTGTCCAGTTTGAAATTGCACACCCATTGTTCATGAAATCCGTTGGGAACCTGATTAAATTATCTGCGGCTGCGCTGGCTTTTCGCGGCGTGCTGATGGGCGTGGCCGGTACAGCGAAGATTTTTAGCGGTGCATTTCACCTCACCAAACTATTCGGAGACCTAACCAAAACAGCCAGTGGAGCAAGAACACTAACCGGGGATTTCGGTTTAGTCGGCGGCACGATGAAAACTGCGGTCAGTTTGTTCAGAGACTTGGGATCGTGGCTTGGACGGATAACTGGACTTACACGTGTATTCACAACCGTTATGCGTGTGGCTTCCCTCGTAATGCGAATGAATCCTGTAGGACTACTTATCACTGGCCTAACATTGCTCGGGGTCGCCATTTACGAGTTAATCAAACATTGGTCCAGCGTGTGTTCGTGGCTTTCCAGAGTTTGGAGTTGGTTCGACAAGGTAACTGGTGTCGGTAAAGCGTTCGGTGCGGTTGCTAAGACGATCATGAGTTTATGGTCGCCGGTCGCAGCCTTCTTCGATAACATTTGGAAGCACATTTCACCCGTGATTAGTGGAATCGGCCATTTGCTCGGCATAGGTGGGTCCATAGCCTCACCAACAGCATCTATCCCTACATCTTCAATGTCTACAAGTACAACAGTCCACATTAACGCAGGTGCCATTACAGTTTCCGGCGTATCCGACCCACATGCTGCAGCAAAGTCAGTTTTGGATCAACTTGGGAACCATTATTCACTTCAAAACTGGTCGTCTCCATCGGGACCAAATAAATTAGCGTTCGGTCACTAA